Proteins encoded by one window of Primulina huaijiensis isolate GDHJ02 chromosome 1, ASM1229523v2, whole genome shotgun sequence:
- the LOC140975474 gene encoding uncharacterized protein yields MQVLSRWRNFVILEAPIASFRTATTANLLTTHYASFHFTDACFEKWKHKFNGDVGSNQQPSKDYIRYAVRQKRADTKKALKNLLFNGGCSTSKPEKPFSKIEADYGEQLNKKSRIRPACQARRAHHKKMKRKHRRENFRDDFDEYPERIFEATFGKRCFKWTFKPWEMRFDWRETLDWSKSSYQEHGGKSKIESDDESFIVGSYADRRILGLPTAGALKIEDVKSAFQRSALKWHPDKHQGPSQADAEEKFKNCANAYKSLCNALATA; encoded by the exons ATGCAAGTTTTGTCGAGATGGAGAAATTTTGTGATCCTCGAGGCCCCAATTGCTTCGTTCAGGACAGCAACAACGGCAAATCTTTTGACTACCCATTATGCTTCGTTCCATTTTACTGATGCTTGTTTCGAGAAATGGAAACACAAGTTTAATGGT GATGTAGGAAGCAACCAGCAACCATCAAAG GATTATATAAGGTATGCAGTTCGGCAGAAGCGTGCTGACACAAAGAAAGCACTTAAAAACCTACTCTTCAATGGGGGCTGCTCAACATCGAAGCCTGAG AAGCCTTTTTCGAAGATCGAAGCAGACTACGGGGAACAGTTAAACAAGAAATCTCGAATAAGGCCTGCTTGCCAAGCTCGGAGAGCTCACCACAAGAAGATGAAAC GAAAGCATCGGAGAGAGAATTTCCGCGACGATTTTGATGAATACCCTGAGAGAATATTTGAAGCTACCTTTGGGAAAAGATGCTTCAAGTGGACCTTCAAACCCTGGGAGATGAGATTTGATTGGAGAGAAACTTTGGACTGGAGTAAGAGCTCATACCAAGAACATGGTGGGAAGAGTAAAATAGAATCTGATGACGAGTCTTTCATTGTCGGAAGTTATGCTGATAGGAGAATTCTTGGCTTACCAACAGCAGGCGCATTGAAAATTGAGGATGTCAAGTCTGC TTTTCAACGGTCAGCTTTGAAGTGGCACCCCGACAAGCATCAAGGCCCTTCACAG GCAGATGCAGAAGAGAAATTCAAAAATTGTGCCAACGCATACAAATCACTGTGCAATGCACTCGCAACGGCTTAA